A stretch of the Tannerella serpentiformis genome encodes the following:
- the ltrA gene encoding group II intron reverse transcriptase/maturase, whose protein sequence is MNEINLSCAPADRRQWNNWTDIDWVRCETAVQKLQGRIVKAQKEGRPGKVKALQWTLTHSFYAKALAVKRVTSNKGKNTAGVDKVLWTTPNAKMGAIANLKRRGYNPQPLRRVHIKKSNGKLRPLGIPTMKDRAMQALYLMALNPVAETTADRHSYGFRKERCTVDAIEQCFTVLSKGVSPQWILEGDIKGCFDHISHEWLLDNIPMDKVMLRKWLESGFVFNRQLFPTEEGTPQGGIISPTLANMALDGLQAMLAEKFKLRRINKGHFNPMVNLVRYADDFIITCSDRETLESLIKPAVSEFLQARGLTLSEEKTKVTHIEVGFDFLGFNIRKYKGTLLIKPSKKNVKEFLAKIKGIIRKNQAIRQDKLIGLLNPFITGWGNYYKGCVAAKTFKNADAQIFYKLWAWALRRHRHKGKNWVYNKYFLSKKGRAWTFGTTLKNNGKTFPYTLKYLSDIDMKTKPIKIRSKANPFDPEWRPYFEMRNRMKMLSTFKGRQGFLRMWEKQNQRCPLCGEIIEPDKIWTIKELSDKSGRYKFIAHDRCSRTLTRKIRAYEPVS, encoded by the coding sequence ATGAACGAGATTAACTTATCGTGTGCACCTGCTGACCGTAGGCAGTGGAACAACTGGACCGACATTGATTGGGTCAGATGCGAAACTGCGGTTCAGAAGCTGCAAGGACGTATTGTAAAGGCTCAGAAAGAAGGTCGTCCGGGCAAGGTTAAAGCCTTGCAATGGACACTGACCCATTCGTTTTACGCCAAAGCATTGGCAGTCAAGCGAGTTACCTCTAACAAAGGTAAGAACACTGCGGGAGTGGATAAAGTTCTCTGGACTACTCCCAACGCAAAAATGGGTGCAATCGCCAACCTGAAAAGGCGTGGCTACAACCCGCAACCGTTACGAAGGGTACATATCAAGAAGAGTAACGGCAAACTCCGTCCGTTAGGAATACCCACGATGAAAGACAGGGCTATGCAGGCGTTATACCTGATGGCACTAAACCCAGTGGCAGAAACTACCGCCGACAGGCACTCTTACGGTTTCCGTAAGGAAAGGTGTACGGTCGATGCGATAGAACAATGCTTTACGGTACTTTCAAAAGGGGTGTCTCCGCAATGGATACTCGAAGGGGACATCAAAGGTTGTTTCGATCACATCAGTCATGAATGGTTGCTCGACAATATCCCTATGGATAAGGTCATGCTTCGCAAATGGCTGGAAAGTGGATTTGTATTCAACCGACAACTATTCCCCACCGAGGAAGGAACGCCGCAGGGCGGTATTATATCGCCTACTCTCGCTAATATGGCACTTGACGGCCTGCAAGCTATGCTTGCGGAAAAGTTCAAGCTAAGACGTATCAACAAGGGGCATTTCAACCCTATGGTAAATCTTGTGCGTTACGCAGACGATTTCATTATTACCTGTTCCGACAGGGAAACATTGGAATCGCTAATCAAACCCGCAGTAAGCGAGTTTCTTCAAGCAAGGGGGCTTACCCTATCAGAAGAAAAGACGAAGGTTACTCACATCGAGGTAGGATTTGATTTTCTGGGTTTCAATATCAGGAAATACAAAGGTACGCTGCTTATTAAGCCGTCAAAGAAGAATGTTAAGGAGTTTCTTGCCAAAATTAAAGGCATTATTCGTAAGAATCAAGCTATTAGGCAGGACAAACTTATCGGACTTCTAAATCCTTTCATAACTGGTTGGGGCAACTATTACAAAGGTTGCGTAGCCGCCAAAACATTCAAGAACGCAGACGCACAAATCTTCTACAAACTGTGGGCGTGGGCATTACGCCGCCACCGCCACAAGGGAAAGAACTGGGTTTACAACAAGTATTTTCTGTCGAAGAAAGGCCGGGCGTGGACATTCGGTACGACACTGAAGAACAACGGGAAGACATTCCCGTACACACTGAAGTATCTATCCGACATTGACATGAAGACCAAGCCTATCAAAATCCGCAGTAAAGCCAACCCATTCGACCCGGAATGGCGTCCATACTTTGAGATGCGTAACAGAATGAAAATGTTAAGCACTTTCAAAGGAAGACAGGGCTTCCTCAGAATGTGGGAAAAACAAAACCAGCGTTGTCCGTTGTGCGGTGAGATTATCGAACCGGATAAAATCTGGACTATCAAGGAATTATCCGACAAGTCCGGCAGATACAAGTTTATCGCCCACGATAGATGCAGTCGTACACTTACCCGTAAAATTAGAGCTTATGAGCCGGTTTCATAA
- a CDS encoding phage virion morphogenesis protein: MDIDEFKNYLKALPEKILSTAPAIVSETAVEYYKERFAVKGFDGSPWIPGRPKKSGSLLVQSGNLMNSIRPAYVGPDKVVISAGNAQVPYAEVHNEGFEGDVAIQSYVRSTKGKANKKKADAGDAPGTVKAHTRHMNIPKRQFMGYSRDMADRIKKRLDEAIDGIL; encoded by the coding sequence ATGGATATAGATGAGTTCAAGAATTATTTGAAGGCGTTACCGGAAAAGATTTTGAGCACTGCGCCTGCCATTGTGTCAGAGACAGCCGTAGAGTATTACAAAGAGCGCTTTGCGGTGAAAGGGTTCGATGGATCTCCGTGGATACCAGGCAGACCGAAAAAGAGCGGCTCCCTATTGGTGCAAAGCGGTAATCTGATGAATAGTATCCGCCCCGCCTACGTGGGGCCAGATAAGGTCGTCATCTCAGCTGGTAACGCCCAAGTGCCCTATGCAGAGGTGCACAACGAGGGCTTCGAGGGGGATGTGGCCATACAGTCCTACGTGCGCAGCACGAAGGGCAAAGCGAATAAGAAAAAGGCGGATGCCGGCGACGCCCCGGGCACGGTAAAGGCGCACACGCGTCACATGAATATCCCCAAGCGGCAATTCATGGGCTATTCTCGAGACATGGCCGACCGCATCAAAAAGCGTCTCGATGAGGCCATCGATGGCATACTGTAA
- a CDS encoding Abi family protein, whose amino-acid sequence MTIDDERKAKEVLLDIGYYRLGFYWFPYEKVHPQKGLRTHEFREGARFDHVVKLYYFDFNLRNMLMKYLNRIEINFKTFLTYHVSTLHPDSPTWFADPAIISSEYIQEFDRSVYTEKFKKSHPVIKRHHQIHKNDRYAPAWKTIEYMTFGAVIHLFQALLDQSTRITICGHFGIRQQKIFDSYMKVLLDIRNHCAHGGVLYDLALPRPIKKGPAGKKDMEPADYQGLYGALRVVLYMIGNVSKNRQQDLKNELRELFEQNTDVREILTLTTGIRDIDTFLED is encoded by the coding sequence ATGACAATAGATGATGAGCGTAAGGCAAAAGAGGTCTTGCTCGACATTGGCTATTACCGACTGGGCTTCTACTGGTTCCCTTACGAAAAAGTACATCCTCAGAAAGGTCTGCGAACACACGAGTTTCGCGAGGGAGCCCGATTCGACCACGTAGTAAAGCTCTACTACTTCGACTTCAACCTGAGGAATATGTTGATGAAGTACCTCAACCGGATAGAAATCAACTTCAAGACTTTCCTGACGTACCACGTCTCAACCCTCCATCCTGACTCTCCCACATGGTTTGCAGACCCAGCGATCATAAGTAGCGAATACATCCAGGAGTTCGACAGGAGCGTGTATACCGAGAAGTTCAAAAAGAGTCATCCCGTCATTAAGCGCCACCATCAAATCCATAAAAATGACAGGTATGCACCGGCATGGAAAACGATCGAATACATGACCTTTGGAGCTGTCATCCACCTCTTCCAAGCGCTCTTGGATCAATCAACTCGAATCACGATCTGTGGGCATTTTGGGATAAGACAGCAAAAGATCTTTGACAGCTATATGAAAGTCCTTCTGGATATCAGGAATCATTGCGCCCATGGAGGCGTCCTTTATGATCTTGCCCTACCTCGACCGATCAAGAAAGGACCCGCAGGGAAAAAAGACATGGAGCCAGCAGATTACCAAGGCCTCTATGGAGCCTTACGCGTTGTCCTTTATATGATTGGAAACGTATCCAAGAATAGGCAACAAGATTTGAAGAACGAACTGAGAGAGCTGTTCGAGCAAAATACTGACGTCCGTGAAATACTGACATTGACTACAGGAATAAGGGATATCGACACCTTCTTAGAAGACTGA
- a CDS encoding phage protein Gp36 family protein: MFLTVDELYTHLHDETVAVISRDTEAIPVAAIDAAIAEAKSYLHDFDTAAIFSAEGEARNALLLLFVKDIAVWHFVNLGNACIDMELREKRYDSAIAWLRLVQKGDLSPDLPPRTAEPGNESPIGKIHFGSNPKRGQHF; the protein is encoded by the coding sequence ATGTTTCTGACAGTCGACGAACTTTATACCCACCTGCATGACGAGACGGTGGCCGTCATTAGCCGCGACACGGAGGCCATACCCGTGGCCGCCATCGACGCCGCCATTGCCGAGGCCAAAAGCTACTTGCATGACTTCGATACGGCTGCCATTTTCTCAGCCGAAGGTGAGGCGCGCAATGCCTTGCTGCTGCTATTTGTCAAAGACATTGCCGTGTGGCACTTTGTGAACCTCGGAAATGCCTGTATCGATATGGAACTGCGCGAAAAGCGCTACGACAGCGCCATCGCGTGGCTACGGCTTGTGCAAAAGGGCGATCTCTCGCCAGACCTACCCCCGCGCACCGCTGAGCCCGGTAATGAGTCGCCGATCGGAAAGATCCACTTTGGCAGCAACCCCAAACGCGGCCAGCATTTTTAA
- the dnaK gene encoding molecular chaperone DnaK — protein sequence MGKIIGIDLGTTNSCVAVLEGNEPVVIANSEGKRTTPSVVAFVEGGERKVGDPAKRQAITNPQKTIFSIKRFMGETFDQVQKEIARVPYKVVRGDNNTPRVDIDGRLYTPQEISAMILQKMKKTAEDYLGQEVSEAVITVPAYFSDAQRQATKEAGEIAGLKVRRIVNEPTAASLAYGLDKANKDMKIAVFDLGGGTFDISILELGGGVFEVKSTNGDTHLGGDDFDHVIIDWLAEEFLKDEGVDLRKDPMALQRLKEAAEKAKIELSSSTSTEINLPYIMPVDGVPKHLVRTLTRAKFEQLADTLINACLEPCKRALSDAGMSTSDIDEVILVGGSTRIPAVQQLVEKFFGKAPSKGVNPDEVVAIGAAIQGGVLSGDVKDVVLLDVTPLSLGIETMGGVMTKLIEANTTIPTKKSEVFTTAVDNQPSVEIHVLQGERSLAKDNKSIGRFHLDGIPAAMRGVPQIEVTFDIDANGILNVSAKDKGTGKVQSIRIEASSGLSDDEIRRMKDEAAANAEADKKEKERIDKINQADSMIFQTEKQLKDLGDKLPADKRSQIEAALGKLKDAHKAQDLAAIDTAIAELNNVFQAASQDLYNAQNAQAGGAGQPSGNASAGNASNNDGGVTDVDFEEVK from the coding sequence ATGGGAAAGATTATTGGTATAGACTTAGGAACAACCAACTCGTGTGTCGCCGTATTGGAAGGTAACGAGCCGGTAGTGATTGCGAACAGTGAGGGTAAACGCACCACGCCTTCCGTGGTAGCTTTCGTAGAAGGTGGCGAACGGAAAGTGGGCGATCCGGCCAAACGACAGGCCATCACTAACCCGCAGAAAACGATTTTCTCGATCAAGCGTTTCATGGGCGAGACGTTCGATCAGGTACAAAAAGAAATTGCCCGCGTGCCGTATAAGGTAGTGCGGGGCGACAACAATACGCCGCGCGTCGACATCGACGGACGGCTCTACACGCCGCAGGAAATCTCGGCCATGATCTTGCAAAAGATGAAGAAGACGGCCGAGGATTATCTGGGTCAGGAGGTATCGGAGGCTGTGATCACGGTACCGGCTTACTTCAGCGACGCACAACGTCAGGCCACCAAGGAGGCCGGCGAGATCGCTGGCTTGAAGGTGCGCCGAATCGTCAACGAGCCTACGGCCGCATCGCTGGCTTACGGTCTCGACAAGGCAAACAAGGACATGAAGATCGCCGTCTTCGACCTCGGTGGCGGTACGTTTGATATCTCCATTCTGGAGCTCGGCGGCGGCGTCTTTGAGGTAAAGTCGACCAACGGCGATACGCACCTCGGCGGCGACGATTTCGACCACGTCATCATCGACTGGCTGGCCGAGGAGTTCCTCAAGGACGAAGGCGTCGACCTGCGCAAAGATCCGATGGCGCTGCAACGCCTGAAGGAGGCTGCAGAGAAGGCCAAGATCGAGCTCTCCAGCTCGACGAGCACGGAGATCAACCTGCCCTACATCATGCCCGTGGACGGTGTGCCCAAACACCTCGTTCGTACGCTGACCCGCGCTAAGTTCGAGCAGCTGGCCGACACGTTGATCAACGCCTGTCTGGAGCCGTGTAAGCGCGCCCTGTCCGACGCTGGCATGTCGACGTCAGACATCGACGAGGTGATCCTCGTGGGCGGTTCGACACGTATCCCGGCCGTGCAGCAGCTGGTGGAGAAGTTCTTCGGCAAAGCACCGTCGAAGGGCGTGAACCCGGACGAAGTCGTGGCCATCGGCGCAGCCATCCAGGGCGGTGTCCTCTCGGGCGACGTGAAGGATGTGGTGCTGCTCGACGTAACTCCGCTGTCGCTCGGTATCGAAACGATGGGCGGCGTGATGACGAAGCTGATCGAGGCCAACACAACGATCCCCACGAAGAAGTCGGAAGTCTTCACTACGGCTGTCGACAATCAGCCCTCGGTTGAGATCCACGTCTTGCAGGGCGAGCGTTCGCTGGCCAAAGACAACAAGTCGATCGGCCGCTTCCACCTCGACGGTATCCCGGCCGCCATGCGCGGTGTGCCGCAGATCGAGGTGACGTTCGACATTGACGCCAACGGTATCCTCAACGTCTCGGCCAAGGACAAGGGCACAGGCAAGGTGCAGAGTATCCGCATCGAGGCCTCCAGCGGTCTGAGCGACGACGAGATCCGCCGCATGAAGGACGAGGCCGCAGCCAACGCCGAGGCGGACAAGAAGGAGAAGGAGCGCATCGACAAGATCAACCAGGCGGACAGCATGATCTTCCAAACGGAGAAGCAGCTGAAGGACCTCGGCGACAAGTTGCCGGCCGACAAGCGTTCGCAGATCGAGGCTGCGCTGGGCAAGCTCAAGGATGCACACAAGGCACAGGATCTGGCTGCCATCGACACGGCCATCGCCGAGTTGAACAACGTCTTCCAGGCCGCCAGCCAGGATCTCTACAATGCGCAGAACGCGCAAGCTGGTGGCGCCGGTCAGCCCTCAGGCAACGCCTCCGCGGGCAATGCCTCGAACAACGACGGCGGCGTAACGGATGTAGACTTTGAAGAAGTGAAGTAA
- a CDS encoding phage portal protein family protein has translation MAAWRSALRMADNGNRTKLYDLYSDILLDGVLADAIDKRIDAVKDADLSFTIDNKDVDVMYDLMDTVEFEELIGEIMMAKFWGISVDEFDFDEDRTFRFTSINRKHIRPKLKEIVRQQTDDRGISYAGDDRVIQWGKDDDLGLLLKVSPLVIYKRGGFGDWAQFVELFGMPLRIGKYSAMDEASRRELIRAFETAGSAPYLVIPKETEATQEANAASGNGLLYKEFRQACTEEILITILGQTMTTVDGSSLAQGQVHMAVQEKKYRADRRFVERMLNRYFVPMLIRRGYPITGGKFRYMDAKRELEVPEIIQLSDILPIPQSYLHEKYNIPLPEPGEPIARRQAQPLFSVPEGDSEEEETDEEASLDEGKADAPEPDKKAAEEDAPTSRKVKHADRDRSNFFTRLFDFFVPARSYGRATSDILTLSEATLADALIRQTIETKGRAYFSADLFAYTHTELIRGLRKGYRRADVRLADSGFVYNANDDAYITALEQNLFHFSAAKTLAEVSELNRLFRESKGYSDFRKKARALLKVYNEQWLRTEYNTAVSVGESVSTYRRLMAQTNVFPFWEYRTVGDDRVRQEHQALEGLILPIEDPRWQKIMPPNGWNCRCYITPRMRHEGADLDMEAMRAQCDGYLESPEWKRCETQGFGINRANEAEVFTANQMYIQNFMDMPDKTIEQITPDEWGVEGSIDVLKEEAKKEVPKYKGSPEEWFDANKVIEAGMELLKVKDYVGRVWQMTKKAFRVHSTDIVKKRAFRTEFLNAIREVADAPDEVWLGRDRKDRNTHVRAVNNYIMIKYYKDEAIAVIGKVERAKLMLKSWYVLRDKNVRRGLLIKKAPKTK, from the coding sequence GTGGCCGCGTGGCGCTCCGCACTGCGTATGGCCGACAACGGTAACCGTACAAAGCTCTACGACCTCTATAGCGACATCCTGCTGGATGGCGTGCTTGCCGACGCCATCGATAAACGTATCGACGCCGTCAAAGACGCCGATCTGTCGTTCACTATCGACAACAAAGACGTGGATGTGATGTATGATCTGATGGATACGGTCGAGTTCGAGGAACTGATCGGCGAGATTATGATGGCCAAATTCTGGGGTATCTCCGTCGATGAGTTCGATTTTGATGAGGATCGAACCTTTCGCTTTACGTCTATCAATCGGAAGCACATCCGCCCGAAGTTGAAAGAGATCGTAAGGCAGCAGACGGATGACCGCGGCATTTCCTACGCCGGTGATGATCGGGTCATTCAGTGGGGCAAAGACGACGATCTCGGGCTACTGCTGAAGGTCTCGCCATTGGTCATCTACAAACGCGGCGGATTTGGCGACTGGGCGCAGTTTGTCGAGCTGTTCGGCATGCCGCTTCGCATCGGCAAATACAGCGCAATGGATGAAGCCAGCCGCCGCGAATTGATCCGTGCTTTTGAGACGGCCGGATCGGCGCCTTATCTCGTTATCCCCAAAGAGACGGAGGCCACGCAGGAAGCCAACGCTGCGTCTGGCAACGGGCTTCTATATAAAGAGTTCCGGCAGGCTTGCACGGAGGAAATCCTGATCACCATTTTGGGGCAAACGATGACCACCGTAGACGGCAGTTCGCTGGCGCAGGGACAGGTGCACATGGCTGTTCAAGAAAAGAAGTACCGTGCCGATAGGCGGTTCGTGGAGCGCATGCTCAATCGCTATTTCGTGCCCATGCTCATCCGCCGCGGCTATCCGATCACCGGCGGAAAGTTCCGCTACATGGATGCCAAACGCGAGCTCGAGGTGCCCGAGATCATCCAACTCTCGGACATCCTACCCATCCCGCAGAGCTACCTGCATGAAAAGTACAACATTCCTCTACCCGAGCCCGGCGAGCCTATTGCCCGCCGGCAGGCGCAGCCACTCTTTAGCGTGCCTGAAGGGGACAGTGAGGAAGAAGAAACGGACGAGGAAGCCAGCCTCGACGAAGGCAAGGCAGACGCGCCAGAGCCTGACAAAAAGGCAGCGGAGGAAGATGCGCCGACAAGTCGCAAAGTGAAACATGCGGATCGCGACCGCAGCAATTTCTTTACCCGGTTATTCGATTTTTTCGTCCCCGCCCGGTCATACGGCCGGGCGACATCCGACATCCTCACACTCTCGGAAGCCACGCTTGCGGATGCCCTGATCCGACAGACGATTGAGACAAAGGGCCGCGCTTATTTCAGCGCCGACCTGTTTGCCTACACCCACACGGAGCTCATCCGCGGACTGCGAAAGGGCTATCGCCGCGCGGACGTCCGTCTGGCTGATAGTGGCTTTGTCTACAATGCCAACGATGATGCTTACATCACCGCCTTGGAGCAAAACCTGTTTCATTTCTCAGCCGCCAAAACACTGGCCGAGGTGAGTGAGTTGAACCGTCTGTTCCGCGAGAGCAAGGGATACAGCGATTTCAGGAAGAAGGCCAGAGCGCTGCTAAAGGTCTACAATGAGCAATGGCTGCGCACGGAGTACAATACGGCCGTATCTGTGGGAGAATCGGTAAGCACTTATCGGCGCCTTATGGCACAAACGAACGTATTCCCGTTTTGGGAGTACCGCACCGTGGGTGACGATCGTGTCCGACAGGAGCACCAAGCGTTGGAGGGGCTGATTCTACCAATAGAAGACCCGCGCTGGCAAAAGATTATGCCGCCAAACGGATGGAACTGTCGCTGCTACATTACCCCCAGAATGAGGCATGAAGGGGCTGATTTGGATATGGAAGCTATGCGCGCGCAGTGCGACGGATACCTCGAATCACCCGAATGGAAACGGTGCGAGACACAGGGATTCGGTATCAATCGGGCTAATGAGGCCGAAGTATTTACAGCTAATCAAATGTATATCCAAAACTTCATGGATATGCCGGATAAGACGATCGAGCAGATCACCCCAGACGAATGGGGCGTTGAGGGATCGATCGATGTGCTAAAAGAGGAAGCAAAAAAAGAGGTGCCCAAATACAAGGGATCACCGGAAGAATGGTTTGATGCGAATAAAGTCATTGAGGCCGGCATGGAACTATTGAAGGTGAAAGACTATGTCGGCCGTGTGTGGCAGATGACAAAGAAGGCGTTTAGGGTGCACTCTACGGACATAGTAAAGAAACGGGCTTTCCGTACTGAGTTTTTGAATGCCATCCGGGAAGTAGCTGATGCACCTGATGAAGTGTGGCTTGGTCGAGATCGAAAAGATAGGAACACCCATGTGAGGGCAGTTAACAATTACATAATGATCAAATACTACAAAGATGAGGCGATCGCCGTGATTGGAAAAGTTGAACGAGCGAAGCTGATGCTAAAATCGTGGTATGTACTAAGGGATAAGAATGTGCGTCGCGGGTTGCTGATTAAGAAAGCCCCGAAAACAAAATAA
- the htpG gene encoding molecular chaperone HtpG: MAKQETKGNIGVTSENIFPVIKKFLYSDHEIFLRELVSNAIDATQKLKTLASVGEFKGELGDLTIRIRTEKGKLIISDRGVGMTADEIDRYINQIAFSGAEEFVKKYKDNAAAIIGHFGLGFYSSFMVSKKVEIVTRSYQEGATAVRWSCEGTPEYEMTETKKDDRGTDIILHIDDDNKDFLEKDKITSLLEKYCRYLPIPIAFGKKQEWKDGKYVDTDEDNIVNNTHPAWVRKPSELKDEDYKAFYRELYPMADEPLFWIHLNVDYPFNLTGILYFPRIKSNMDLQRNKIRLYSNQVFVTDSVEGIVPEFLTLLHGVLDSPDIPLNVSRSYLQSDQNVKKISAHITKKVADRLEEIFKNDRKAFEEKWDSLKLFIQYGMLSDEKFYDRAAKFALLKDVDGTYYTLEEYRKLIASEQTDKEGNVIYLYTTNPDEQYSYIQAAKDRGYNVLVMDGQLDVHAIGQLEQKIEKTRFVRVDSDTIDRLILKADAPTVSLTDDQRQALQQVFRSRLPKMDKTDFVVTFEALGPSANPVMLTQGEFMRRMREMSAMQPGMSFYGEMPESYNLVLNTDHPLILSVLSDEEKACTDKLQPILSDIKGWEARQHDLREAQSKKKEDELTEAEKEDMTNTNRTLDELCGRRDAILTEYAAGNKVVGQLIDLALLANGLLKGEPLSRFIRRSVELIG; this comes from the coding sequence ATGGCAAAACAAGAAACCAAGGGGAACATTGGCGTAACCAGTGAAAACATCTTCCCCGTCATCAAAAAATTCCTCTACAGCGACCACGAGATCTTCCTCCGCGAGCTGGTCTCAAACGCCATCGACGCCACGCAGAAGCTCAAGACGCTGGCCTCCGTCGGCGAGTTCAAGGGCGAGCTGGGCGACCTCACGATCCGCATCCGCACGGAGAAAGGCAAGCTCATCATCTCCGACCGCGGCGTGGGCATGACGGCCGACGAGATCGATCGCTACATTAACCAAATCGCCTTCTCCGGCGCCGAGGAGTTCGTCAAGAAATACAAGGACAACGCGGCCGCCATCATCGGCCACTTCGGGCTCGGCTTCTACTCCTCGTTCATGGTGTCGAAAAAGGTGGAGATCGTCACCCGCTCGTATCAAGAGGGCGCCACGGCCGTGCGGTGGAGCTGCGAGGGCACGCCGGAATACGAAATGACCGAGACGAAGAAGGACGACCGCGGCACGGACATCATCCTTCACATCGACGACGACAACAAGGATTTCCTCGAAAAGGACAAGATCACCTCGCTGCTCGAGAAATACTGCCGCTACCTGCCCATCCCCATCGCCTTCGGCAAGAAGCAGGAGTGGAAGGACGGCAAGTATGTCGACACCGACGAGGACAACATCGTCAACAACACCCACCCCGCCTGGGTGCGCAAGCCCTCGGAGCTGAAGGATGAGGACTACAAGGCGTTCTACCGCGAGCTCTACCCGATGGCCGACGAGCCGCTCTTCTGGATCCACCTCAATGTGGATTATCCCTTCAACCTGACCGGTATCCTCTACTTCCCGCGCATCAAAAGCAACATGGATTTGCAGCGCAACAAGATCCGGCTCTACAGCAACCAAGTGTTCGTCACGGACTCCGTCGAGGGCATCGTCCCCGAGTTCCTCACCCTGCTGCACGGCGTGCTCGACTCGCCCGACATCCCGCTCAACGTCTCCCGCTCCTACCTGCAGAGCGACCAGAACGTGAAGAAGATCTCCGCGCACATCACCAAGAAGGTGGCCGATCGCCTGGAGGAGATCTTCAAGAACGACCGCAAAGCCTTCGAAGAGAAGTGGGACAGCCTGAAGCTCTTCATCCAATACGGCATGCTCAGCGACGAGAAGTTCTACGACCGCGCCGCGAAGTTTGCCCTGCTCAAGGACGTCGACGGCACCTATTACACCCTAGAGGAGTATCGCAAGCTGATCGCCTCCGAGCAGACCGATAAGGAGGGCAATGTCATCTACCTCTACACCACCAACCCGGACGAGCAGTACAGCTACATCCAAGCAGCTAAGGATCGCGGCTACAACGTCCTCGTCATGGACGGACAGCTCGACGTCCACGCCATCGGACAGCTGGAGCAGAAGATCGAGAAGACGCGCTTCGTCCGCGTGGATAGCGACACGATCGACCGCCTCATCCTTAAGGCCGACGCCCCCACGGTAAGCCTCACCGACGATCAGCGTCAGGCGCTGCAACAAGTCTTCCGTAGCCGCTTGCCGAAGATGGACAAGACGGACTTTGTGGTCACTTTCGAGGCGCTCGGTCCGTCGGCCAACCCAGTCATGTTGACCCAAGGCGAGTTCATGCGCCGCATGCGTGAGATGTCGGCCATGCAACCCGGCATGTCGTTCTACGGCGAGATGCCCGAGAGCTACAACCTCGTGCTCAACACCGATCACCCGCTCATCCTCTCCGTCCTCAGCGACGAGGAGAAGGCCTGCACCGACAAGCTGCAGCCCATCCTCTCCGACATCAAGGGCTGGGAGGCACGCCAACACGATCTCCGCGAGGCGCAGAGCAAGAAGAAGGAAGACGAACTGACCGAGGCCGAGAAGGAGGATATGACGAACACGAACCGCACGCTCGACGAGCTGTGTGGCCGTCGTGACGCCATCCTCACGGAGTACGCCGCCGGCAACAAGGTGGTCGGTCAGCTGATCGACCTCGCCCTCTTGGCCAACGGTCTGCTGAAGGGTGAGCCGCTGAGCCGCTTCATCCGCCGCAGCGTGGAATTGATCGGCTAA